A single window of Channa argus isolate prfri chromosome 2, Channa argus male v1.0, whole genome shotgun sequence DNA harbors:
- the nfat5b gene encoding nuclear factor of activated T-cells 5 isoform X1 codes for MPSDYISLFSGDLDLNSPRSLYSKDSVYDLLPKELWLPASTKQNPEVMSQKSGGEAGPPPSASLASDAMPSSMTMEGPRSAFSTSSSSTIHSSPSTRDQNPAQRNHVDPEDIRSSRVVPEVVGAESGNSNGNSGVNCRGNSELGGGRAVTSQEAQPHHQMTPSKRRTVLNISPPPQDLLDDSRMSCQDETSVDSEQSNSIWVDDSVSNFSIMSTVSYNDNTEVPRKSRKRTPRQRPGPKAVPAEEASMDMFDADSAKGPHFVLSQLGPDNKTGPKGSSDDPRTTNRKGGTLSMQYPPKSEGKELKILVQPETQHRARYLTEGSRGSVKDRIQQGFPTVKLEGVNEPVVLQIFVGNDTGRVKPHGFYQACRVTGRNTTACKEVVIDGTTVIEVSLDPSNSMTLAVDCVGILKLRNADVEARIGVAGSKKKSTRARLVFRVNIPRPDGSVLTLQTPSSPILCTQPAGVPEILKKSLHTCSAKGGEEVFIIGKNFLKDTKVIFHENVSDEKSWKAEAEIDMDLFHQNHLIVKAPPYQNQAITSAVCVGIYVVTNAGRSHDVQPFTYTPDPAKHDVSVKKESPSPVKTCSFDEQIKVLDGALMPSMLPLVKREEVTPMEVTSNLQSSGVFKQTNELCPAQQSPDMTTGHQNKSIQFSNNMSQPAVDPDKGQASVFTNTEPLSTIQKQDIAANSSFSVPADTLLQQSSQQFLLEPGESLGQERPGSSSGAVGRLCGEPVPQQQQLPLFPPDEVAQLEEAVRQLKAKGFCSLPLQSDNSMAKQQQQQHIQHQQHIQEHQIQQQQQQQIQQQLQQQQQQQVLENLQQQLFQSQIQMQCSMFQDASQGKNVEQQSSSQGVVPNQGSLFQQAQQQQQQQQQQQQQAALFQQANSLLSIQTEFLQQPPPHPSPPMFHNPSSLAETQDPQGALFQKASQEQVQAALFQNTMTVLQSSEQQPSTPGLFLPQTSLPTQLTSTSSSQQHQRQQQQQHQHQQQQQQQQLAFLNALQSPAPEPQSVFQAQTQLSPIQQRGPMEQQQSSLPQSHTQPSQQASLFQSISPHPSVNTLSPGQQQQQQQAGLLFCNNPLSTADQASSLLFSSQGQMPPLTSSSLASQEPQNPSLLFSQASMVTVNQQDRSEPMALGNPTDPQQQVMFQEQQPMQLGNSSNNQPEQPVGLFMPQSNMASLQGGLAQELVQSAMFATQNGVANLQTTTSSPVQQPGTLFQTDVSGRMNQASQPQQSGMFLFGIQNGCGRLINTPGNTLSDQIIAMSQSAQNQRESDVHIQSLLSQSLSQSASVQNSMSASQNMEKIDDLLVSLQESGSNLTHSY; via the exons ATTCAGTGTATGACCTTCTACCCAAAGAGCTGTGGTTGCCTGCCTCCACTAAGCAGAACCCAGAAGTCATGAGTCAAAAGAGCGGCGGAGAGGCAGGGCCTCCCCCTTCAGCTTCTCTAGCATCTG ATGCCATGCCCTCTTCTATGACCATGGAAGGCCCCCGCAGTGCTTTTTCCACCTCTTCCAGCTCTACCATCCATTCCAGTCCTTCAACCAGAGACCAGAACCCAGCTCAAAGAAACCATGTTGACCCAGAGGACATCAGGAGTAGCAGAGTGGTACCAGAGGTTGTGGGTGCAGAGAGTGGAAATAGCAATGGAAACAGTGGTGTTAACTGCAGGGGTAACAGTGAGCTAGGAGGTGGAAGAGCTGTAACATCCCAGGAGGCCCAGCCACATCATCAGATGACACCGTCTAAGCGCCGCACCGTGCTGAACATCTCTCCACCTCCACAGGACCTGCTTGATGATAGCCGTATGTCCTGCCAGGATGAAACCTCTGTGGACTCAGAGCAGAGTAACAGCATTTGGGTGGATGACTCTGTCTCCAACTTCAGTATCATGAGCACTGTCTCTTACAATGACAACACAGAGGTGCCACGAAAGTCCCGTAAACGTACCCCTCGCCAAAGGCCTGGACCTAAGGCTGTTCCTGCAGAGGAAGCCAGCATGGACATGTTTGACGCTGATAGTGCTAAAGGCCCACACTTTGTCCTGTCACAGCTAGGCCCTGACAACAAGACGGGACCAAAGGGAAG CTCTGATGATCCTCGCACAACTAACCGTAAAGGAGGAACTCTATCAATGCAATACCCACCGAAGAGTGAGGGGAAGGAGCTAAAGATTCTTGTCCAGCCTGAGACTCAGCACCGAGCTCGCTACCTGACAGAAGGCAGCAGAGGGTCAGTGAAGGACCGCATTCAGCAGGGCTTCCCTACTGTAAAG CTGGAGGGTGTAAATGAGCCTGTGGTTTTACAGATATTTGTGGGCAACGACACCGGCCGTGTGAAACCTCATGGATTTTACCAAGCTTGCAGGGTGACCGGCCGCAACACCACAGCCTGCAAGGAGGTGGTCATTGATGGCACAACTGTCATTGAGGTGTCGCTCGATCCAAGCAACAGCATGACACTAGC CGTGGACTGTGTTGGGATCTTGAAGCTCCGTAATGCTGATGTCGAAGCTCGTATTGGTGTGGCGGGGTCAAAGAAGAAGAGCACACGCGCTCGGCTTGTGTTTCGGGTCAACATCCCCCGTCCAGATGGATCGGTGCTCACTCTACAGACTCCCTCATCTCCAATCCTGTGTA CCCAGCCTGCAGGGGTGCCTGAAATCCTGAAGAAATCACTACACACTTGTTCGGCGAAGGGTGGAGAAGAAGTCTTCATCATTGGCAAAAACTTTCTCAAAGACACCAAAGTCATATTTCATGAGAATGTTTCTG ATGAGAAATCATGGAAGGCAGAGGCTGAAATTGACATGGATCTGTTTCACCAG AATCACTTGATAGTGAAGGCTCCTCCTTACCAGAACCAAGCCATCacctctgcagtgtgtgttgggATTTACGTGGTGACGAATGCTGGAAGATCCCATGATGTTCAACCTTTTACCTACACTCCAGATCCAG CAAAACATGATGTTAGTGTGAAAAAAGAGTCGCCTTCTCCAGTGAAGACTTGTTCTTTCGATGAGCAAATTAAAG TTCTAGATGGTGCCTTGATGCCCTCAATGTTGCCTTTAGTAAAGAGAGAAGAAGTTACTCCAATGGAGGTGACCAGCAACCTTCAGTCTTCTGGAGTATTTAAG CAGACTAATGAACTGTGTCCAGCCCAGCAGAGCCCAGACATGACTACAggacatcaaaataaaagcatacagTTCTCCAACAACATGTCTCAGCCTGCAGTTGACCCTGACAAAGGCCAGGCTTCTGTTTTTACCAACACTGAGCCATTAAGCACCATCCAGAAGCAGGACATTGCTGCCAACAGCTCATTCTCTGTGCCTGCAGACACCCTGCTCCAGCAAAGCTCACAGCAGTTCTTGTTGGAGCCCGGAGAAAGTCTTGGGCAAGAGAGGCCAGGCAGCAGCTCTGGAGCTGTAGGGAGGCTGTGTGGGGAACCTGTGccacaacagcagcagttgCCACTGTTCCCTCCAGACGAAGTGGCCCAGCTGGAGGAAGCTGTGAGACAACTAAAGGCCAAGGGGTTCTGCAGCTTACCACTTCAGTCTGACAACTCAATGgccaaacaacagcagcaacagcacatCCAGCACCAACAACACATCCAAGAACACCAAattcagcagcaacagcagcaacaaatacaacaacagcttcaacagcagcaacagcagcaggtgtTGGAGAActtacagcagcagctgtttcagTCACAGATTCAGATGCAGTGCAGCATGTTTCAAGATGCCTCCCAGGGCAAGAACGTAGAACAGCAGAGCTCATCACAAGGAGTGGTGCCGAACCAGGGATCTCTTTTCCAACAGgcccaacagcagcagcaacaacaacagcaacagcagcaacaagcAGCTCTCTTTCAGCAGGCAAACAGTCTGCTTTCTATTCAGACCGAATTCCTCCAGCAGCCACCCCCACACCCTTCACCACCCATGTTCCACAATCCCAGCTCTTTGGCTGAAACACAAGATCCCCAGGGTGCTCTATTTCAGAAAGCCTCTCAGGAGCAGGTCCAGGCAGCTCTCTTTCAAAACACCATGACAGTACTACAGTCTTCAGAGCAACAACCCTCAACACCTGGACTTTTCCTTCCTCAGACTTCCCTACCCACTCAGCTTACTTCAACCAGTAGTTCACAACAACATCAacgacagcagcagcagcagcaccagcaccagcagcagcagcagcagcagcagctggccTTCCTTAACGCACTGCAGTCCCCTGCCCCTGAaccacaatcagtatttcaggCTCAGACCCAGCTCTCTCCCATCCAGCAGAGAGGCCCCATGGAGCAACAGCAGTCCTCCCTGCCTCAGTCTCACACACAGCCATCACAGCAGGCATCCCTGTTTCAGAGTATCTCCCCACATCCATCTGTGAACACACTGTCCCCAGgccagcagcaacagcaacagcaggcTGGACTACTGTTCTGCAACAACCCCCTGTCTACAGCAGACCAGGCCTCCAGCCTGCTGTTCAGCAGCCAGGGTCAAATGCCTCCTTTGACCAGTAGCAGTCTTGCTTCTCAAGAGCCTCAAAACCCTTCATTGCTCTTCTCCCAAGCTAGCATGGTGACTGTAAACCAGCAGGATCGCTCTGAGCCTATGGCCTTAGGCAACCCCACTGACCCACAACAGCAAGTCATGTTTCAGGAGCAACAGCCGATGCAGCTGGGCAACAGCTCCAACAACCAACCTGAGCAGCCTGTGGGCCTCTTCATGCCACAGTCCAACATGGCCTCTCTGCAGGGGGGACTGGCTCAAGAGCTTGTGCAGTCAGCCATGTTTGCCACACAGAACGGCGTTGCAAACCTCCAGACAACCACCTCTTCACCTGTTCAACAGCCAGGAACTCTGTTTCAGACCGATGTGAGTGGACGAATGAATCAGGCCAGCCAGCCTCAACAATCTGGCATGTTCCTTTTTGGGATTCAGAACG GATGTGGCCGGTTGATAAACACTCCTGGAAACACCCTGTCAGATCAGATAATAGCCATGAGCCAGTCTGCTCAGAACCAAAGAGAAAGTGACGTCCACATCCAGTCGCTGCTCAGCCAGTCCCTGTCTCAGTCTGCTTCTGTGCAGAACAGCATGTCTGCCTCTCAGAACATGGAGAAGATTGATGATCTGCTGGTCAGCCTGCAGGAGTCAGGGAGCAACTTAACCCACTCATATTAA
- the nfat5b gene encoding nuclear factor of activated T-cells 5 isoform X2 has product MPSDYISLFSGDLDLNSPRSLYSKDSVYDLLPKELWLPASTKQNPEVMSQKSGGEAGPPPSASLASDAMPSSMTMEGPRSAFSTSSSSTIHSSPSTRDQNPAQRNHVDPEDIRSSRVVPEVVGAESGNSNGNSGVNCRGNSELGGGRAVTSQEAQPHHQMTPSKRRTVLNISPPPQDLLDDSRMSCQDETSVDSEQSNSIWVDDSVSNFSIMSTVSYNDNTEVPRKSRKRTPRQRPGPKAVPAEEASMDMFDADSAKGPHFVLSQLGPDNKTGPKGSSDDPRTTNRKGGTLSMQYPPKSEGKELKILVQPETQHRARYLTEGSRGSVKDRIQQGFPTVKLEGVNEPVVLQIFVGNDTGRVKPHGFYQACRVTGRNTTACKEVVIDGTTVIEVSLDPSNSMTLAVDCVGILKLRNADVEARIGVAGSKKKSTRARLVFRVNIPRPDGSVLTLQTPSSPILCTQPAGVPEILKKSLHTCSAKGGEEVFIIGKNFLKDTKVIFHENVSDEKSWKAEAEIDMDLFHQNHLIVKAPPYQNQAITSAVCVGIYVVTNAGRSHDVQPFTYTPDPAKHDVSVKKESPSPVKTCSFDEQIKVLDGALMPSMLPLVKREEVTPMEVTSNLQSSGVFKTNELCPAQQSPDMTTGHQNKSIQFSNNMSQPAVDPDKGQASVFTNTEPLSTIQKQDIAANSSFSVPADTLLQQSSQQFLLEPGESLGQERPGSSSGAVGRLCGEPVPQQQQLPLFPPDEVAQLEEAVRQLKAKGFCSLPLQSDNSMAKQQQQQHIQHQQHIQEHQIQQQQQQQIQQQLQQQQQQQVLENLQQQLFQSQIQMQCSMFQDASQGKNVEQQSSSQGVVPNQGSLFQQAQQQQQQQQQQQQQAALFQQANSLLSIQTEFLQQPPPHPSPPMFHNPSSLAETQDPQGALFQKASQEQVQAALFQNTMTVLQSSEQQPSTPGLFLPQTSLPTQLTSTSSSQQHQRQQQQQHQHQQQQQQQQLAFLNALQSPAPEPQSVFQAQTQLSPIQQRGPMEQQQSSLPQSHTQPSQQASLFQSISPHPSVNTLSPGQQQQQQQAGLLFCNNPLSTADQASSLLFSSQGQMPPLTSSSLASQEPQNPSLLFSQASMVTVNQQDRSEPMALGNPTDPQQQVMFQEQQPMQLGNSSNNQPEQPVGLFMPQSNMASLQGGLAQELVQSAMFATQNGVANLQTTTSSPVQQPGTLFQTDVSGRMNQASQPQQSGMFLFGIQNGCGRLINTPGNTLSDQIIAMSQSAQNQRESDVHIQSLLSQSLSQSASVQNSMSASQNMEKIDDLLVSLQESGSNLTHSY; this is encoded by the exons ATTCAGTGTATGACCTTCTACCCAAAGAGCTGTGGTTGCCTGCCTCCACTAAGCAGAACCCAGAAGTCATGAGTCAAAAGAGCGGCGGAGAGGCAGGGCCTCCCCCTTCAGCTTCTCTAGCATCTG ATGCCATGCCCTCTTCTATGACCATGGAAGGCCCCCGCAGTGCTTTTTCCACCTCTTCCAGCTCTACCATCCATTCCAGTCCTTCAACCAGAGACCAGAACCCAGCTCAAAGAAACCATGTTGACCCAGAGGACATCAGGAGTAGCAGAGTGGTACCAGAGGTTGTGGGTGCAGAGAGTGGAAATAGCAATGGAAACAGTGGTGTTAACTGCAGGGGTAACAGTGAGCTAGGAGGTGGAAGAGCTGTAACATCCCAGGAGGCCCAGCCACATCATCAGATGACACCGTCTAAGCGCCGCACCGTGCTGAACATCTCTCCACCTCCACAGGACCTGCTTGATGATAGCCGTATGTCCTGCCAGGATGAAACCTCTGTGGACTCAGAGCAGAGTAACAGCATTTGGGTGGATGACTCTGTCTCCAACTTCAGTATCATGAGCACTGTCTCTTACAATGACAACACAGAGGTGCCACGAAAGTCCCGTAAACGTACCCCTCGCCAAAGGCCTGGACCTAAGGCTGTTCCTGCAGAGGAAGCCAGCATGGACATGTTTGACGCTGATAGTGCTAAAGGCCCACACTTTGTCCTGTCACAGCTAGGCCCTGACAACAAGACGGGACCAAAGGGAAG CTCTGATGATCCTCGCACAACTAACCGTAAAGGAGGAACTCTATCAATGCAATACCCACCGAAGAGTGAGGGGAAGGAGCTAAAGATTCTTGTCCAGCCTGAGACTCAGCACCGAGCTCGCTACCTGACAGAAGGCAGCAGAGGGTCAGTGAAGGACCGCATTCAGCAGGGCTTCCCTACTGTAAAG CTGGAGGGTGTAAATGAGCCTGTGGTTTTACAGATATTTGTGGGCAACGACACCGGCCGTGTGAAACCTCATGGATTTTACCAAGCTTGCAGGGTGACCGGCCGCAACACCACAGCCTGCAAGGAGGTGGTCATTGATGGCACAACTGTCATTGAGGTGTCGCTCGATCCAAGCAACAGCATGACACTAGC CGTGGACTGTGTTGGGATCTTGAAGCTCCGTAATGCTGATGTCGAAGCTCGTATTGGTGTGGCGGGGTCAAAGAAGAAGAGCACACGCGCTCGGCTTGTGTTTCGGGTCAACATCCCCCGTCCAGATGGATCGGTGCTCACTCTACAGACTCCCTCATCTCCAATCCTGTGTA CCCAGCCTGCAGGGGTGCCTGAAATCCTGAAGAAATCACTACACACTTGTTCGGCGAAGGGTGGAGAAGAAGTCTTCATCATTGGCAAAAACTTTCTCAAAGACACCAAAGTCATATTTCATGAGAATGTTTCTG ATGAGAAATCATGGAAGGCAGAGGCTGAAATTGACATGGATCTGTTTCACCAG AATCACTTGATAGTGAAGGCTCCTCCTTACCAGAACCAAGCCATCacctctgcagtgtgtgttgggATTTACGTGGTGACGAATGCTGGAAGATCCCATGATGTTCAACCTTTTACCTACACTCCAGATCCAG CAAAACATGATGTTAGTGTGAAAAAAGAGTCGCCTTCTCCAGTGAAGACTTGTTCTTTCGATGAGCAAATTAAAG TTCTAGATGGTGCCTTGATGCCCTCAATGTTGCCTTTAGTAAAGAGAGAAGAAGTTACTCCAATGGAGGTGACCAGCAACCTTCAGTCTTCTGGAGTATTTAAG ACTAATGAACTGTGTCCAGCCCAGCAGAGCCCAGACATGACTACAggacatcaaaataaaagcatacagTTCTCCAACAACATGTCTCAGCCTGCAGTTGACCCTGACAAAGGCCAGGCTTCTGTTTTTACCAACACTGAGCCATTAAGCACCATCCAGAAGCAGGACATTGCTGCCAACAGCTCATTCTCTGTGCCTGCAGACACCCTGCTCCAGCAAAGCTCACAGCAGTTCTTGTTGGAGCCCGGAGAAAGTCTTGGGCAAGAGAGGCCAGGCAGCAGCTCTGGAGCTGTAGGGAGGCTGTGTGGGGAACCTGTGccacaacagcagcagttgCCACTGTTCCCTCCAGACGAAGTGGCCCAGCTGGAGGAAGCTGTGAGACAACTAAAGGCCAAGGGGTTCTGCAGCTTACCACTTCAGTCTGACAACTCAATGgccaaacaacagcagcaacagcacatCCAGCACCAACAACACATCCAAGAACACCAAattcagcagcaacagcagcaacaaatacaacaacagcttcaacagcagcaacagcagcaggtgtTGGAGAActtacagcagcagctgtttcagTCACAGATTCAGATGCAGTGCAGCATGTTTCAAGATGCCTCCCAGGGCAAGAACGTAGAACAGCAGAGCTCATCACAAGGAGTGGTGCCGAACCAGGGATCTCTTTTCCAACAGgcccaacagcagcagcaacaacaacagcaacagcagcaacaagcAGCTCTCTTTCAGCAGGCAAACAGTCTGCTTTCTATTCAGACCGAATTCCTCCAGCAGCCACCCCCACACCCTTCACCACCCATGTTCCACAATCCCAGCTCTTTGGCTGAAACACAAGATCCCCAGGGTGCTCTATTTCAGAAAGCCTCTCAGGAGCAGGTCCAGGCAGCTCTCTTTCAAAACACCATGACAGTACTACAGTCTTCAGAGCAACAACCCTCAACACCTGGACTTTTCCTTCCTCAGACTTCCCTACCCACTCAGCTTACTTCAACCAGTAGTTCACAACAACATCAacgacagcagcagcagcagcaccagcaccagcagcagcagcagcagcagcagctggccTTCCTTAACGCACTGCAGTCCCCTGCCCCTGAaccacaatcagtatttcaggCTCAGACCCAGCTCTCTCCCATCCAGCAGAGAGGCCCCATGGAGCAACAGCAGTCCTCCCTGCCTCAGTCTCACACACAGCCATCACAGCAGGCATCCCTGTTTCAGAGTATCTCCCCACATCCATCTGTGAACACACTGTCCCCAGgccagcagcaacagcaacagcaggcTGGACTACTGTTCTGCAACAACCCCCTGTCTACAGCAGACCAGGCCTCCAGCCTGCTGTTCAGCAGCCAGGGTCAAATGCCTCCTTTGACCAGTAGCAGTCTTGCTTCTCAAGAGCCTCAAAACCCTTCATTGCTCTTCTCCCAAGCTAGCATGGTGACTGTAAACCAGCAGGATCGCTCTGAGCCTATGGCCTTAGGCAACCCCACTGACCCACAACAGCAAGTCATGTTTCAGGAGCAACAGCCGATGCAGCTGGGCAACAGCTCCAACAACCAACCTGAGCAGCCTGTGGGCCTCTTCATGCCACAGTCCAACATGGCCTCTCTGCAGGGGGGACTGGCTCAAGAGCTTGTGCAGTCAGCCATGTTTGCCACACAGAACGGCGTTGCAAACCTCCAGACAACCACCTCTTCACCTGTTCAACAGCCAGGAACTCTGTTTCAGACCGATGTGAGTGGACGAATGAATCAGGCCAGCCAGCCTCAACAATCTGGCATGTTCCTTTTTGGGATTCAGAACG GATGTGGCCGGTTGATAAACACTCCTGGAAACACCCTGTCAGATCAGATAATAGCCATGAGCCAGTCTGCTCAGAACCAAAGAGAAAGTGACGTCCACATCCAGTCGCTGCTCAGCCAGTCCCTGTCTCAGTCTGCTTCTGTGCAGAACAGCATGTCTGCCTCTCAGAACATGGAGAAGATTGATGATCTGCTGGTCAGCCTGCAGGAGTCAGGGAGCAACTTAACCCACTCATATTAA